A single region of the Cronobacter condimenti 1330 genome encodes:
- the metF gene encoding methylenetetrahydrofolate reductase, giving the protein MSFFHANQREALNQSLAEVQGQINVSFEFFPPRTSEMEQTLWSSIDRLSSLKPKFVSVTYGANSGERDRTHSIIKGIKDRTGLEAAPHLTCIDATADELRTIARDYWNNGIRHIVALRGDLPPGSGKPDMYASDLVALLKEVADFDISVAAYPEVHPEAKSAQADLLNLRRKIDAGANRAITQFFFDVESYLRFRDRCAATGIDVEIIPGILPVSNFKQAKKFADMTNVRIPSWMSQMFAGLDDDAETRKLVGANIAMDMVKILSREGVKDFHFYTLNRAEMSYAICHTLGVRPALELKTA; this is encoded by the coding sequence ATGAGCTTTTTTCACGCCAACCAGCGGGAGGCCCTGAATCAGAGCCTGGCCGAAGTGCAGGGACAGATTAACGTCTCGTTTGAATTTTTCCCGCCGCGCACCAGTGAAATGGAGCAGACGCTCTGGTCCTCTATCGATCGCTTAAGCAGCCTGAAACCGAAATTTGTCTCGGTGACTTACGGCGCGAACTCCGGCGAGCGCGACCGCACGCACAGCATTATTAAAGGCATTAAAGACCGCACCGGTCTTGAAGCGGCCCCGCACCTGACCTGTATCGACGCCACGGCGGATGAGCTGCGCACCATCGCGCGCGACTACTGGAACAACGGCATTCGCCATATCGTCGCGCTGCGCGGCGACCTGCCGCCAGGGAGCGGTAAGCCTGACATGTACGCAAGCGATCTGGTGGCGCTGTTAAAAGAGGTGGCCGATTTCGATATTTCTGTGGCCGCTTATCCGGAAGTCCATCCAGAGGCGAAAAGCGCCCAGGCGGATTTACTCAACCTGCGCCGTAAAATCGATGCAGGCGCGAACCGCGCCATCACACAATTCTTCTTTGATGTCGAAAGCTACCTGCGTTTTCGCGACCGCTGCGCGGCAACCGGCATTGATGTGGAAATCATACCCGGCATCCTGCCGGTCTCTAACTTCAAACAGGCGAAGAAATTCGCTGACATGACCAATGTGCGCATTCCGTCATGGATGTCACAGATGTTCGCGGGCCTTGATGATGATGCCGAAACCCGCAAGCTGGTCGGCGCGAACATCGCGATGGACATGGTGAAAATATTAAGCCGCGAAGGCGTGAAAGATTTCCACTTTTACACGCTTAACCGCGCGGAGATGAGTTACGCGATCTGCCACACTCTCGGTGTCCGCCCTGCGCTGGAATTAAAAACGGCATAA
- the priA gene encoding primosomal protein N' produces MPVARVALPVPLARTFDYLLPDTMTAVAGCRVRVPFGRQQRVGVVVAVGDESELPLGELKSVDEVLDGASLYPPTLWRMLLWAADYYHHPVGEVLFHALPVLLRQGKPASPAPLWYWFATEEGQAVDLNSLKRSPKQQQALAALRQRRLWRHEVAQMAFNDAALQALRAKGLCELGSELPPVADWRSQFSVAGDRLRLNTEQATAVGAIRGEADNFCAWLLAGVTGSGKTEVYLSVLENTLAQGKQALVLVPEIGLTPQTIARFRERFNAPVEVLHSALNDSERLAAWLKAKSGEAAIVIGTRSALFTPFKDLGVIVIDEEHDSSYKQQEGWRYHARDLAVYRAHSEQIPIILGSATPALETLHNVRQRKYRVLKLTHRAGNARPAQQHVLDLKGQALQAGLAPALVARMRQHLQADNQVILFLNRRGFAPALLCHDCGWIAECPRCDHYYTLHQAQHQLRCHHCDSQRPVPRQCPGCGSTHLVPVGLGTEQLEQSLAPLFPGVPLSRIDRDTTSRKGALEEQLAEVHRGGARILIGTQMLAKGHHFPDVTLVALLDVDGALFCADFRSAERFAQLYTQVAGRAGRAGKQGEVVLQTHHPEHPLLQTLLHQGYDAFADQALTERSSVWLPPYSSHILIRAEDHHNQDAPAFLQQLRNLLQASPLADDKLWLLGPVPALQPKRGGRYRWQLLLQHPSRLQLQRIVAGSLPLVGTLPAARKVKWTLDVDPTEG; encoded by the coding sequence ATGCCTGTAGCCCGCGTTGCCCTGCCCGTTCCGCTTGCCCGCACCTTTGACTATCTGCTGCCCGACACCATGACGGCGGTGGCGGGGTGTCGCGTGCGCGTGCCGTTCGGGCGTCAGCAGCGCGTCGGCGTCGTGGTGGCGGTGGGCGACGAGAGCGAACTGCCGCTCGGCGAGCTGAAAAGCGTGGATGAGGTGCTGGACGGCGCGTCGCTCTACCCGCCTACGCTCTGGCGAATGCTGCTCTGGGCGGCGGATTATTATCATCATCCCGTGGGCGAAGTGCTGTTTCACGCGCTGCCGGTGCTGCTGCGCCAGGGCAAACCCGCAAGCCCCGCGCCACTCTGGTACTGGTTCGCCACCGAAGAAGGCCAGGCGGTCGATCTTAACAGCCTCAAACGTTCGCCAAAACAGCAACAAGCGCTGGCGGCGCTGCGTCAGCGCAGGTTGTGGCGCCATGAAGTCGCACAGATGGCCTTTAACGATGCCGCGCTTCAGGCGCTGCGCGCCAAAGGCCTGTGCGAGCTTGGCAGCGAACTGCCACCGGTCGCCGACTGGCGCAGCCAGTTTTCGGTGGCGGGTGACCGCCTGCGGCTTAATACCGAACAAGCGACGGCGGTCGGCGCCATTCGCGGCGAAGCGGACAACTTCTGTGCCTGGCTGCTGGCGGGCGTAACGGGCTCGGGGAAAACCGAAGTCTATTTAAGCGTGCTTGAAAACACGCTGGCGCAAGGCAAACAGGCGCTGGTGCTGGTGCCGGAAATCGGCCTGACGCCGCAGACCATCGCGCGTTTTCGCGAGCGGTTCAACGCGCCGGTAGAAGTGCTGCACTCGGCGCTGAACGACAGCGAACGGCTGGCGGCCTGGCTGAAAGCCAAAAGCGGCGAGGCGGCTATCGTTATCGGCACGCGCTCGGCGCTGTTCACCCCGTTTAAAGATCTTGGGGTGATTGTTATCGATGAAGAGCATGACAGTTCGTATAAGCAACAGGAAGGCTGGCGCTACCATGCGCGCGATCTGGCGGTCTACCGCGCGCACAGCGAGCAGATCCCGATTATTTTAGGCTCCGCCACGCCTGCGCTGGAGACGCTGCACAATGTGCGCCAGCGTAAATACCGCGTGCTGAAGCTGACCCACCGCGCGGGTAACGCGCGCCCGGCGCAGCAGCATGTGCTGGATCTCAAAGGCCAGGCGCTACAGGCAGGTCTCGCACCAGCACTGGTCGCCCGGATGCGCCAGCATTTGCAGGCCGATAATCAGGTCATTCTGTTTCTTAACCGCCGCGGCTTCGCACCTGCGCTGCTGTGCCATGACTGCGGCTGGATAGCCGAATGCCCGCGCTGCGATCACTACTACACGCTGCATCAGGCGCAACATCAGTTGCGCTGCCACCATTGCGACAGCCAGCGTCCGGTGCCGCGCCAGTGTCCGGGCTGCGGCTCCACGCATCTGGTGCCGGTAGGGCTTGGCACGGAGCAACTGGAACAGAGTCTCGCGCCACTCTTCCCCGGCGTGCCGCTCTCGCGCATCGACCGTGACACGACGAGCCGCAAAGGGGCGCTTGAAGAGCAACTCGCCGAAGTTCATCGTGGCGGCGCGCGCATTTTGATTGGCACCCAGATGCTGGCCAAAGGACATCACTTTCCCGACGTCACGCTGGTGGCGCTGCTGGATGTCGATGGCGCGCTGTTTTGCGCTGATTTCCGCTCGGCGGAGCGCTTCGCCCAGCTTTACACCCAGGTGGCAGGCCGCGCCGGGCGCGCGGGAAAACAGGGTGAAGTGGTGTTGCAAACGCACCACCCGGAACATCCGCTGTTGCAGACGTTGCTGCATCAGGGGTACGACGCGTTTGCCGATCAGGCGCTGACCGAGCGCAGCAGCGTCTGGCTGCCGCCTTACAGCAGCCATATTTTGATTCGCGCAGAAGATCACCATAACCAGGACGCGCCCGCGTTCCTCCAGCAATTGCGTAATCTGCTTCAGGCAAGCCCGCTTGCGGATGACAAGCTCTGGCTGCTCGGCCCGGTGCCCGCATTACAACCAAAACGCGGCGGCCGCTACCGCTGGCAACTCTTGCTGCAACATCCGTCGCGTTTGCAGCTTCAGCGTATCGTCGCGGGAAGTCTGCCGCTGGTGGGCACGCTGCCTGCCGCGCGTAAAGTGAAATGGACGCTCGACGTTGACCCCACCGAAGGCTAA
- the mqo gene encoding malate dehydrogenase (quinone), whose amino-acid sequence MSMFTLSRKPVPAFSLIALLVSSAAYAENTTEKTDVLLIGGGIMSASLGTVLQEIQPDWKQLMVEKLDGVALESSNGWNNAGTGHSANMELNYTPEREDGSIDVTKALEINEAFMISRQFWSSQVKRGVLNDPHTFINSTPHMSFVWGDKNVEYLTKRYKALQQTTLFQGMQFSTDQQQIKKWAPLIIEGRDPSQKVAATWTPVGTDVNYGEITRQLVGSLKKTRNFTLETSSEVTDFKRNADNSWHVTITDVNSGKEHAVDAKYVFIGAGGGALKLLQKTGIPEADNYAGFPVGGSFLVSENPDIARQHGEKVYGQASVGAPPMSVPHLDARFLDGKRVVLFGPFATFSTKFLKNGSFFDLLSTTTMQNVMPMTNVGLDNFDLVKYLVGQVMLSDEDRFEALKEYYPSARKEDWKLIQAGQRVQIIKKDAEKGGVLKLGTEIVTDQQKTLAALLGASPGASTAAPISLNVLKQLFPAQFNSPEWQSKLREIVPSYGQKLNGNVALTQQVWDETASTLQLTKPPVIQMKAMEQKLPEARPAQAASPQHDMAL is encoded by the coding sequence ATGTCTATGTTTACGCTTAGCAGAAAGCCGGTTCCCGCTTTCTCTCTTATTGCCTTACTGGTTAGTTCAGCCGCTTACGCGGAAAACACTACGGAAAAAACAGATGTCCTGCTGATTGGCGGCGGCATCATGAGCGCGTCGCTCGGCACCGTTCTGCAGGAAATCCAGCCGGACTGGAAACAGTTGATGGTCGAAAAACTTGACGGCGTGGCGCTGGAATCCTCGAACGGCTGGAACAATGCGGGCACCGGGCATTCCGCGAATATGGAGCTGAACTATACGCCTGAGCGTGAAGACGGTTCTATTGACGTCACAAAGGCGCTGGAAATCAACGAAGCATTTATGATTTCGCGCCAGTTCTGGTCTTCTCAGGTGAAGCGCGGCGTGCTGAACGACCCGCACACCTTTATTAACTCCACGCCGCACATGAGTTTCGTCTGGGGCGATAAAAATGTGGAGTACCTGACCAAACGCTATAAAGCGCTGCAACAGACTACGCTGTTCCAGGGAATGCAATTCTCTACCGATCAGCAGCAAATCAAAAAATGGGCGCCGCTCATTATTGAAGGCCGCGATCCGAGCCAGAAAGTCGCCGCGACCTGGACGCCGGTCGGCACTGACGTGAACTACGGGGAGATTACCCGCCAGCTGGTGGGCAGTCTGAAGAAAACCCGCAACTTTACGCTGGAGACCTCGTCTGAAGTCACCGATTTCAAACGCAACGCCGATAACTCCTGGCATGTCACCATTACTGACGTGAACAGCGGTAAAGAGCATGCCGTTGACGCGAAGTATGTCTTTATCGGCGCAGGCGGTGGCGCGCTGAAGCTGCTGCAAAAAACCGGTATTCCGGAGGCGGATAATTATGCGGGCTTCCCGGTCGGCGGCTCGTTCCTGGTTTCAGAGAACCCGGATATCGCGCGCCAGCACGGCGAAAAAGTCTACGGGCAGGCCTCGGTTGGCGCGCCGCCGATGTCTGTACCGCACCTTGACGCTCGTTTCCTGGATGGTAAACGCGTGGTGCTGTTCGGGCCGTTTGCGACGTTCTCTACCAAATTCCTGAAAAATGGCTCGTTCTTTGATCTGCTGAGCACCACCACCATGCAGAACGTTATGCCGATGACTAACGTAGGTCTTGATAACTTCGATCTGGTGAAATATCTGGTGGGCCAGGTCATGCTGAGCGATGAAGACCGCTTCGAAGCGCTGAAAGAGTACTATCCCTCGGCGCGTAAAGAGGACTGGAAACTGATCCAGGCCGGTCAGCGCGTACAGATCATCAAGAAAGACGCCGAGAAAGGCGGTGTGCTGAAACTGGGTACGGAAATCGTCACCGACCAGCAGAAAACCCTGGCGGCGCTGCTTGGCGCGTCACCTGGCGCATCTACCGCCGCGCCTATCTCGCTCAACGTGCTCAAACAGCTGTTCCCGGCGCAGTTCAACTCGCCTGAGTGGCAGAGCAAACTGCGTGAGATCGTGCCGAGCTACGGCCAGAAGCTGAACGGTAACGTGGCACTGACCCAGCAGGTGTGGGATGAAACAGCCTCGACGTTGCAGCTCACCAAGCCGCCGGTTATTCAGATGAAAGCGATGGAGCAGAAGCTGCCGGAGGCCAGACCGGCACAGGCGGCCAGCCCGCAGCACGATATGGCGCTGTAA
- the metJ gene encoding met regulon transcriptional regulator MetJ: MAEWNGEYISPYAEHGKKSEQVKKITVSIPLKVLKILTDERTRRQVNNLRHATNSELLCEAFLHAFTGQPLPDDDDLRKERSDEIPEEAKVIMREMGIDPDTWEY, from the coding sequence ATGGCTGAATGGAACGGCGAATATATCAGCCCCTACGCTGAGCACGGCAAGAAGAGCGAACAGGTCAAAAAAATTACGGTTTCCATTCCTCTGAAGGTGTTAAAAATCCTCACCGATGAACGCACCCGTCGTCAGGTTAACAACCTGCGCCATGCCACCAACAGCGAGCTGCTGTGTGAGGCTTTCCTTCACGCCTTTACCGGTCAACCCTTACCGGACGACGACGATCTGCGTAAAGAGCGCAGCGACGAGATCCCGGAAGAGGCGAAGGTAATCATGCGTGAAATGGGTATCGACCCGGATACCTGGGAATACTGA
- a CDS encoding methyl-accepting chemotaxis protein: protein MISTITNILKNNAALAAIKEHMAVILFRPDGTIVEANTAFQNAVGYSLNELVGKHHRIFCSPEYSASPEYRQFWQRLARGETFSDKFLRYKKDGSEMWLEANYIPVRGKNNEVQYVLKLARDISGRIHDALNKDAILKAAHRSMAIIEFTPDGHIVSANENFCRASQYSLSEIIGKHHRIFCEREYAMSAEYADFWRKLNHGEFASGDFRRVTKHRQELWLRASYSPVFDDKGRLYRVVKFAYDVTAEVLKSRDERQATERAEAVSRETLTKTVEIRKTLDDCVAAMENIQTNMEQVIAIVTNLKNDSESITDLSSVIAQIATQTKLLSLNASVEAARAGDAGKGFSVVATEVKSLADRIDDATGKITRITEQNDHLTKSALDSICRSGKEVASTTAISREALTLTKEIEGYAKNILEAVNAIGKAISA from the coding sequence ATGATTAGCACGATAACCAATATTTTGAAAAACAATGCGGCGCTTGCGGCAATAAAAGAGCATATGGCGGTTATTTTGTTCCGCCCCGATGGCACTATTGTGGAGGCGAATACGGCTTTCCAGAATGCCGTGGGGTATTCCCTTAATGAGCTGGTGGGTAAACATCACCGCATCTTTTGCTCACCGGAATATAGCGCGAGCCCGGAATATAGACAGTTCTGGCAACGGCTTGCGCGTGGTGAAACCTTCAGCGATAAATTCCTGCGCTATAAAAAAGATGGCAGCGAAATGTGGCTGGAGGCGAACTATATTCCGGTTCGCGGCAAAAATAATGAGGTGCAGTATGTTCTGAAACTGGCGCGTGATATCTCTGGAAGGATCCACGACGCGCTGAACAAAGACGCCATCCTCAAGGCAGCGCACCGTTCTATGGCAATCATTGAGTTTACGCCAGACGGACATATCGTCTCCGCGAATGAGAACTTCTGCCGGGCTTCGCAATATTCGCTTAGTGAAATCATCGGTAAACACCACCGTATCTTCTGCGAGCGTGAATACGCTATGAGTGCGGAATACGCGGATTTCTGGCGCAAGCTGAATCACGGCGAATTTGCCTCAGGCGATTTCCGCCGCGTGACGAAACACCGCCAGGAGCTCTGGCTGCGCGCCAGCTACAGCCCGGTATTTGACGATAAAGGCCGCCTTTATCGCGTCGTGAAGTTCGCCTATGACGTTACCGCTGAAGTGCTGAAAAGCCGTGACGAGCGTCAGGCGACGGAGCGTGCGGAAGCGGTTTCTCGCGAAACGCTGACTAAAACGGTAGAGATAAGAAAGACCTTAGATGACTGCGTTGCGGCGATGGAGAACATCCAGACCAATATGGAGCAGGTTATCGCAATCGTTACTAACCTGAAAAATGATTCTGAAAGCATAACGGATTTGTCATCCGTTATTGCGCAAATCGCGACCCAGACTAAATTACTCTCTTTGAACGCCTCGGTGGAAGCGGCGCGCGCGGGGGATGCCGGTAAAGGCTTTTCTGTCGTCGCGACCGAAGTGAAATCGCTGGCGGATCGCATTGATGACGCCACCGGGAAAATAACGCGCATTACCGAGCAGAACGATCATCTGACAAAAAGCGCACTGGATTCTATCTGCCGCAGCGGAAAAGAAGTGGCCTCGACGACGGCGATCTCCCGCGAGGCGTTAACGCTGACAAAAGAGATTGAAGGCTACGCTAAAAATATTCTCGAAGCCGTTAACGCCATCGGTAAAGCCATTAGTGCCTGA
- a CDS encoding bifunctional aspartate kinase/homoserine dehydrogenase II gives MSVTAPAGTNGRQLHKFGGSSLADVKCYLRVAGIMADYSRAGDMMVVSAAGSTTNQLISWLKLSQNDRLSAHQVQQALRRYQSELISGLLPASVADGLVSEFIRDLERLAALLDGTITDAVYAEVVGHGEIWSARLMAAVLKEQGLDAAWLDARDFLRAERAAQPQVNEGLSFPLLQQLLVQHPGKRLVVTGFICRNDAGETVLLGRNGSDYSATQIGALAGVSRVTIWSDVAGVYSADPRKVKDACLLPLLRLDEASELARLAAPVLHARTLQPVSGSDIDLQLRCSYSPEQGSTRIERVLASGTGARIVTSHDDVCLIEFTVPSHLDFKLAHHEVDAQLKRAQLRPLSVGVHPDRRLLQLCYTSEVVGSALKLLEDAALPGELRLREGLALVALVGAGVCRNPLHSHRFWQQLKDQPVEFIWQSEESISLVAVLRAGPTESLIQGLHQSLFRAEKRIGLMLFGKGNIGSRWLELFAREQETLSARTGLEFVLAGVVDSRRSLLNYEGLDASRALAFFNDEAVEQDEESLFLWMRAHPYDDLVVLDVTASENLADQYLDFASYGFHVISANKLAGASNSQNYRQIRDAFAKTGRHWLYNATVGAGLPVNHTVRDLRDSGDSILSISGIFSGTLSWLFLQFDGTVPFTELVDQAWQQGLTEPDPRVDLSGKDVMRKLVILAREAGYDIEPDQVRVESLVPAGCEEGSVDHFFEYGDALNEQMVQRLEAARELGLVLRYVARFDANGKARVGVEAVRPEHPLASLLPCDNVFAIESRWYRDNPLVIRGPGAGRDVTAGAIQSDLNRLAQLL, from the coding sequence ATGAGTGTTACAGCGCCTGCAGGGACGAACGGTCGTCAGCTGCACAAATTTGGCGGCAGCAGTCTCGCCGACGTGAAATGTTACCTGCGCGTCGCGGGTATCATGGCCGACTATTCCCGCGCCGGGGATATGATGGTGGTTTCCGCGGCAGGCAGCACAACCAACCAGTTGATAAGCTGGCTGAAGTTAAGCCAGAACGATCGTCTCTCCGCCCATCAGGTGCAACAAGCGCTGCGCCGTTACCAGAGTGAGCTTATCTCCGGACTGCTGCCAGCCTCGGTCGCTGACGGGCTGGTGAGCGAATTCATCCGCGATCTGGAGCGTCTCGCGGCGCTGCTTGACGGCACCATCACCGACGCGGTTTATGCCGAAGTTGTGGGGCATGGCGAAATCTGGTCGGCGCGTCTGATGGCCGCCGTACTGAAAGAGCAGGGGCTTGACGCCGCCTGGCTCGACGCGCGCGATTTCCTGCGCGCCGAACGCGCCGCTCAGCCACAGGTTAACGAAGGCCTCTCCTTCCCGCTGTTGCAGCAGTTGCTCGTGCAGCATCCGGGCAAACGACTGGTGGTCACCGGCTTTATCTGCCGTAATGACGCGGGCGAAACCGTTCTGCTTGGCCGTAACGGCTCGGACTACTCCGCGACGCAAATCGGCGCGCTGGCCGGCGTGTCCCGCGTCACCATCTGGAGCGACGTGGCGGGCGTTTACAGCGCCGACCCGCGCAAAGTCAAAGATGCCTGTCTGCTGCCGCTGCTGCGCCTGGATGAGGCGAGCGAACTGGCGCGTCTCGCCGCGCCGGTGCTGCATGCCCGCACGTTACAGCCAGTTTCAGGCAGTGATATCGATCTTCAGCTGCGTTGCAGCTACAGCCCGGAGCAAGGCTCCACGCGTATCGAGCGTGTGCTGGCTTCCGGCACCGGCGCACGTATCGTGACCAGCCATGATGACGTCTGCCTTATCGAATTCACGGTACCGTCGCACCTGGATTTCAAGCTGGCGCATCACGAGGTTGACGCGCAGCTTAAACGCGCGCAGTTGCGTCCGCTGTCAGTGGGCGTCCATCCTGACCGCCGCCTGTTGCAGCTTTGCTACACCTCGGAAGTGGTGGGCAGCGCCCTGAAGCTGCTTGAAGACGCCGCGCTGCCGGGAGAACTGCGCCTGCGCGAAGGTCTGGCGCTGGTCGCGCTGGTCGGCGCGGGCGTCTGCCGTAATCCGCTGCACAGCCACCGTTTCTGGCAGCAGCTTAAAGATCAGCCGGTCGAGTTTATCTGGCAGTCGGAAGAGAGTATCAGTCTTGTCGCCGTTCTGCGCGCGGGCCCGACGGAGAGCCTGATTCAGGGGCTGCACCAGTCGCTGTTCCGGGCGGAAAAGCGCATCGGCCTGATGCTGTTCGGCAAAGGGAATATCGGTTCGCGCTGGCTTGAACTGTTCGCGCGCGAGCAGGAGACACTCTCTGCGCGTACCGGGCTTGAGTTTGTGCTGGCGGGCGTGGTCGACAGCCGCCGTAGCCTGCTCAACTACGAGGGGCTGGACGCGAGCCGCGCGCTGGCCTTCTTTAATGATGAAGCGGTCGAGCAGGATGAAGAGTCGCTGTTTCTGTGGATGCGCGCGCACCCGTACGACGATCTGGTGGTGCTGGATGTGACGGCAAGTGAGAACCTGGCGGATCAGTATCTCGATTTCGCCAGTTACGGTTTTCACGTCATTAGCGCCAATAAACTGGCGGGTGCGAGCAACAGCCAGAACTATCGCCAGATCCGCGACGCGTTTGCGAAAACGGGCCGCCACTGGCTGTATAACGCGACCGTCGGGGCCGGGTTGCCGGTAAACCATACGGTGCGCGATCTGCGTGACAGCGGCGATTCGATTCTTTCCATCAGCGGTATTTTTTCAGGCACGCTGTCGTGGCTGTTTTTACAGTTCGACGGCACGGTGCCGTTTACCGAGCTTGTCGACCAGGCCTGGCAGCAGGGGCTGACCGAGCCTGACCCGCGTGTTGACCTCTCAGGAAAAGACGTGATGCGTAAGCTGGTGATCCTGGCGCGCGAGGCGGGCTACGATATTGAGCCTGACCAGGTGCGCGTGGAATCGCTGGTGCCTGCGGGCTGCGAGGAAGGCTCGGTGGATCATTTCTTTGAATATGGCGATGCCCTAAACGAACAGATGGTGCAACGGCTGGAAGCGGCGCGCGAACTCGGCCTGGTGCTGCGCTATGTGGCGCGTTTCGATGCGAATGGCAAAGCGCGCGTCGGCGTCGAGGCGGTGCGTCCTGAACATCCGCTGGCCTCGCTGCTGCCATGCGACAACGTCTTCGCCATAGAGAGCCGCTGGTATCGCGACAACCCGCTGGTGATCCGCGGGCCAGGCGCGGGCCGCGACGTGACCGCCGGCGCGATTCAGTCCGATCTCAACCGTCTGGCGCAGTTGTTGTAA
- the metB gene encoding cystathionine gamma-synthase: MTRKQATIAVRSGLNDDEQYGCVVPPIHLSSTYNFTGFNEPRAHDYSRRGNPTRDVVQRALAELEGGAGAVLTNTGMSAIHLVTTVFLKPGDLLVAPHDCYGGSYRLFDSLAKRGCYRVKFVDQGDEAALKAALAEQPKLVLVESPSNPLLRVVDIAKICELSRAAGAISVVDNTFLSPALQNPLALGADLVLHSCTKYLNGHSDVVAGVVIAKDSDTVTELAWWANNIGVTGGAFDSYLLLRGLRTLSPRMEVAQRNASAIVDFLKTQPRVKTLYHPSLPENAGHDIAVRQQKGFGAMLSFELDGDEQTLRRFLGALELFTLAESLGGVESLISHAATMTHAGMAPEARAAAGISETLLRISTGIEDSEDLIADLEKAFQAAG, encoded by the coding sequence ATGACGCGTAAACAGGCCACCATCGCAGTTCGCAGCGGGCTTAATGACGACGAGCAGTACGGCTGCGTCGTCCCGCCGATCCACCTCTCCAGCACCTATAACTTCACCGGCTTTAACGAACCGCGCGCACACGACTATTCTCGTCGCGGCAACCCGACGCGCGATGTTGTCCAGCGTGCGCTGGCGGAGCTGGAAGGCGGCGCGGGCGCCGTGCTGACCAACACCGGCATGTCGGCAATTCATCTGGTGACCACCGTTTTCCTGAAGCCTGGCGATCTGCTGGTCGCGCCGCACGACTGTTACGGCGGCAGTTATCGTCTGTTCGACAGCCTCGCGAAACGCGGCTGTTATCGGGTGAAGTTTGTCGATCAGGGCGATGAGGCGGCGTTAAAGGCGGCGCTCGCGGAGCAGCCGAAACTCGTGCTGGTCGAAAGCCCGAGTAATCCCTTGTTGCGCGTGGTGGATATTGCGAAAATTTGCGAACTTTCGCGCGCGGCCGGAGCCATAAGTGTGGTGGATAATACGTTCCTGAGCCCGGCATTGCAGAACCCGCTGGCGCTGGGTGCCGATCTGGTGCTGCACTCCTGCACCAAATACCTCAACGGACATTCCGATGTGGTCGCGGGCGTAGTGATTGCCAAAGATTCGGACACCGTGACCGAGCTTGCCTGGTGGGCGAATAACATCGGCGTGACGGGCGGCGCGTTCGACAGCTATTTGCTGCTGCGCGGCCTGCGCACGCTAAGCCCGCGTATGGAAGTGGCGCAGCGTAACGCCAGCGCGATTGTTGACTTCCTGAAGACCCAGCCGCGGGTGAAAACGTTGTATCATCCGTCGCTGCCGGAAAACGCGGGCCATGACATCGCGGTGCGTCAGCAGAAAGGCTTCGGCGCGATGCTGAGCTTTGAACTTGATGGCGATGAACAGACGCTGCGCCGTTTTCTGGGCGCGCTGGAGCTGTTTACGCTTGCGGAATCCTTAGGTGGGGTGGAAAGCCTGATTTCCCACGCCGCGACGATGACCCATGCGGGCATGGCGCCGGAAGCGCGCGCCGCAGCCGGCATTTCCGAGACGCTGCTGCGCATCTCGACGGGTATTGAAGATAGCGAAGATTTAATTGCCGACCTGGAAAAAGCATTCCAGGCGGCAGGTTAA
- the rpmE gene encoding 50S ribosomal protein L31, which produces MKKDIHPKYVEITATCSCGNVIKTRSTVGHDLNLDVCGNCHPFFTGKQRVVDTGGRVERFNKRFSIPGSK; this is translated from the coding sequence ATGAAAAAAGATATTCACCCGAAATATGTTGAAATCACCGCTACCTGCTCTTGCGGTAACGTGATCAAAACTCGCTCCACCGTTGGCCACGACCTGAACCTGGACGTGTGCGGCAACTGCCACCCGTTCTTCACTGGTAAACAGCGTGTTGTTGATACCGGTGGTCGTGTTGAGCGTTTCAACAAACGCTTCAGCATCCCGGGCAGCAAATAA
- a CDS encoding fimbrial protein, with protein MKKLALSLSLAAAMGFAATAQAASTGTITFEGELTATSCDVKVDGQGADATVKLPTLGISQLDTAGKTAGRTNFLMDLTNCQGTLTTVAAYFEAGASVDPVTGRLLNATGTDNAKNVSLQLRDGSSSSYAVIKAGNASQATETTYIAYDATKGTATLPYAVEYYAEGAAAAGKVNSSVVYSLMYK; from the coding sequence ATGAAAAAGTTAGCACTTAGCCTTTCTTTAGCCGCGGCGATGGGATTTGCCGCGACCGCGCAGGCGGCTTCCACTGGGACGATTACTTTTGAAGGAGAGCTGACTGCCACGTCTTGCGACGTCAAAGTTGACGGTCAGGGCGCAGATGCAACCGTGAAACTGCCGACGCTGGGTATTTCTCAGCTCGATACGGCGGGCAAAACCGCAGGTCGCACCAACTTCCTGATGGATCTGACCAACTGCCAGGGCACCCTGACGACGGTGGCAGCCTATTTTGAAGCGGGCGCCTCGGTTGATCCGGTCACAGGTCGCCTGCTAAACGCAACGGGCACGGATAACGCGAAAAACGTCAGCCTCCAGCTGCGTGATGGCTCCAGCTCCTCATATGCCGTCATCAAAGCCGGTAACGCCAGTCAGGCCACTGAAACCACCTATATCGCGTATGACGCCACCAAAGGCACCGCAACGCTGCCTTACGCAGTGGAATATTACGCAGAAGGTGCTGCCGCTGCCGGTAAGGTTAACAGCAGCGTCGTTTACTCGCTGATGTACAAGTAA